One part of the Candidatus Polarisedimenticolaceae bacterium genome encodes these proteins:
- a CDS encoding XdhC family protein — MRDVLEALLDEMRAGRACVLATVVRASGSTPRTAGARMLVRGDGSTLGTIGGGAFEATVAADAADLLKDADGAPAVKRYVFTEHGDGALGMACGGTAEVLLERVAGGPRLVIFGCGHVGIALARLARTVGFDPVLVDDREEACAAARRALVGAVHRCDAAWSELPPIGPASFVAVVTRCHRTDRLALRSVAASGARYVGLIGSRRKKAVIFRELAEDDGIDAAWLETVRCPIGLPIGGETPDEIAVSIVAELQQERHRSR; from the coding sequence GTGCGCGACGTCCTCGAAGCGCTGCTCGACGAGATGCGGGCGGGACGCGCGTGCGTGCTCGCCACCGTCGTGCGCGCGTCGGGGTCGACGCCGCGCACCGCGGGGGCGCGGATGCTCGTCCGCGGCGACGGCTCGACGCTGGGGACGATCGGGGGCGGGGCCTTCGAGGCGACGGTCGCCGCGGACGCCGCCGACCTCCTGAAGGACGCCGACGGCGCTCCGGCCGTCAAGCGATACGTCTTCACCGAGCACGGCGACGGGGCCCTCGGGATGGCCTGCGGCGGGACGGCCGAGGTCCTGCTGGAGCGCGTGGCCGGCGGGCCGCGTCTGGTGATCTTCGGCTGCGGCCACGTGGGGATCGCGCTCGCGCGTCTGGCGCGCACGGTCGGCTTCGACCCGGTGCTCGTGGACGACCGCGAGGAGGCGTGCGCCGCGGCGCGCCGGGCCCTCGTCGGGGCGGTGCACCGTTGCGACGCCGCGTGGAGCGAGCTTCCCCCGATCGGTCCGGCGAGCTTCGTCGCCGTCGTGACCCGCTGCCACCGGACCGACCGCCTGGCGCTGCGCTCGGTCGCCGCGAGCGGCGCGCGCTACGTCGGCCTCATCGGGAGCCGTCGCAAGAAGGCCGTGATCTTCCGCGAGCTGGCCGAGGACGACGGCATCGACGCGGCCTGGCTCGAGACGGTGCGTTGCCCGATCGGACTTCCGATCGGGGGCGAGACTCCCGACGAGATCGCCGTGTCGATCGTCGCGGAGCTGCAGCAGGAACGCCACCGGTCGCGCTGA
- a CDS encoding 1-deoxy-D-xylulose-5-phosphate reductoisomerase: MVLLGSTGSIGVSTLDVVAAHPARFRVEALVASRNVDRLEEQARRFRPDVAVVADPSFAPDAARRLAGVCRVEAGRDAVLAVSRSSTADLVVNGLVGAAGLEPTWAAVDAGIDVALANKEALVAGGAFVTARAAESGALVLPVDSEHNALHQCLKGESASEVRRLWLTASGGPFRDREASTMASITPEEALRHPTWVMGPKITIDSATLMNKGLEIIEARWLFGVPSERIAVVIHPKSVVHSMVEFADGSFKAQLGMTDMRHPIQYAMSWPERWPSALPPFDPIAAGPLEFRAPDLAKFPCLALAREALERGGAAPAVLNAANEVAVEAFLSLRAGFSDIPRVVRAALERHGDDPAATLGDVLEADRRARATASAWLSSGVKR, translated from the coding sequence GTGGTCCTGCTCGGCTCCACCGGGTCGATCGGCGTCTCGACGCTCGACGTGGTCGCGGCCCATCCGGCCCGTTTCCGCGTGGAGGCGCTCGTCGCCTCCCGCAACGTGGACCGGCTCGAGGAGCAGGCGAGACGCTTCCGCCCCGACGTCGCGGTCGTCGCCGATCCGTCGTTCGCCCCCGACGCGGCGCGGCGGCTGGCCGGGGTGTGCCGCGTCGAGGCCGGGCGGGACGCCGTGCTCGCGGTCTCCCGTTCCTCCACCGCCGACCTCGTCGTGAACGGGCTCGTCGGAGCCGCGGGCCTCGAGCCGACCTGGGCGGCGGTCGACGCGGGGATCGACGTCGCGCTCGCCAACAAGGAGGCGCTCGTCGCCGGCGGCGCGTTCGTCACCGCGCGCGCCGCCGAGTCCGGGGCGCTCGTCCTTCCGGTGGACAGCGAGCACAACGCGCTGCACCAGTGCCTGAAGGGAGAATCGGCTTCCGAGGTGCGTCGGCTGTGGCTGACCGCCTCCGGAGGACCGTTCCGCGACCGCGAGGCGTCGACGATGGCGTCGATCACCCCGGAGGAGGCGCTCCGGCATCCGACGTGGGTCATGGGCCCGAAGATCACGATCGACTCCGCCACCCTCATGAACAAGGGGCTCGAGATCATCGAGGCGCGCTGGCTGTTCGGCGTCCCCTCCGAGCGCATCGCGGTCGTGATCCATCCGAAAAGCGTCGTCCATTCGATGGTCGAGTTCGCCGACGGGTCGTTCAAGGCGCAGCTCGGAATGACCGACATGCGCCACCCGATCCAGTACGCGATGAGCTGGCCGGAGCGGTGGCCCTCCGCGCTTCCGCCGTTCGACCCGATCGCGGCCGGACCGCTCGAGTTCCGGGCCCCCGACCTCGCGAAGTTCCCGTGCCTTGCGCTCGCCCGCGAGGCGCTGGAACGGGGCGGGGCGGCCCCGGCCGTGCTCAATGCGGCCAACGAGGTCGCGGTCGAGGCGTTCCTTTCCCTCCGAGCGGGATTCTCGGACATCCCCCGGGTGGTCCGCGCGGCCCTCGAGCGGCACGGCGACGACCCGGCGGCTACCCTTGGAGACGTGCTCGAGGCCGACCGGCGCGCGCGTGCGACGGCTTCCGCATGGCTTTCTTCTGGAGTGAAGCGGTGA
- the rseP gene encoding RIP metalloprotease RseP, translated as MIDFLMAAAAFVIVLAPLVTVHEFGHFIVAKALKIGVPVFSIGFGPRLFGVIRGGTDYRVSAVPLGGYVRLAGDEADENRTGGPDEFLTRARWQRFLVFVAGAAFNIAFAVLAAALMFKVYGKPEPVQPEAYPVVAQLAAGSTAQAAGVRVGDRIVSVQGRDARQPRALGEEIDLSPGTVKEVVVERDGERLTISMNTGQDERFHLGSPGWELRLQTPGPPKIGFVQSGAPAEKAGLRTGDEILALDGSDQLTDLQVRARLEASAGREVVLKIRRDGIERDMPVVPQDTDGKGKIGVTFVDGSIVRRPVSVAGAFRASVDHNLELARGLFRALASWGERLFAKRDVNAMRMFSGPIEIASFSKMALRDAEAFLGFMTLLSLNLGIINLMPIPVLDGGHILILTVEGLIRRDLSMKVKERVMQAGFVFLLAFFALVIFFDIRKSL; from the coding sequence GTGATCGACTTCCTGATGGCGGCGGCGGCGTTCGTGATCGTGCTCGCCCCGCTCGTGACCGTGCACGAGTTCGGCCACTTCATCGTGGCCAAGGCGCTGAAGATCGGGGTGCCCGTCTTCTCGATCGGGTTCGGACCGCGGCTTTTCGGCGTGATCCGCGGGGGGACCGACTACCGGGTCTCCGCGGTGCCGCTCGGCGGCTACGTGCGCCTGGCCGGCGACGAGGCCGACGAGAACCGCACCGGCGGCCCCGACGAGTTCCTGACCCGCGCGCGCTGGCAGCGCTTCCTCGTGTTCGTCGCCGGGGCGGCCTTCAACATCGCCTTCGCGGTACTCGCCGCGGCGCTGATGTTCAAGGTGTACGGGAAACCGGAACCCGTGCAGCCCGAGGCGTACCCGGTCGTGGCCCAGCTCGCCGCCGGCTCGACCGCGCAGGCCGCGGGCGTTCGGGTCGGCGACCGCATCGTGAGCGTTCAGGGGCGAGACGCGCGCCAGCCGCGAGCCCTGGGCGAGGAGATCGACCTCTCCCCCGGCACCGTCAAGGAGGTCGTCGTCGAGCGCGACGGCGAACGCCTGACGATCTCGATGAACACGGGGCAGGACGAGCGGTTCCACCTCGGTTCGCCCGGTTGGGAGCTGCGCCTTCAGACCCCGGGCCCGCCGAAGATCGGTTTCGTCCAGTCCGGGGCGCCCGCGGAGAAGGCGGGGCTGCGCACGGGCGACGAGATCCTGGCCCTGGACGGGAGCGACCAGCTGACCGACCTCCAGGTGCGGGCGCGGCTGGAGGCGAGCGCGGGGCGCGAGGTCGTGCTCAAGATCCGCCGGGACGGGATCGAGCGGGACATGCCCGTGGTCCCGCAGGACACGGACGGCAAGGGGAAGATCGGCGTCACCTTCGTCGACGGGTCGATCGTGCGCCGTCCGGTCTCGGTGGCGGGAGCCTTCCGCGCCTCCGTCGACCACAACCTCGAGCTGGCGCGAGGGCTCTTCCGCGCGCTGGCGAGCTGGGGCGAGCGCCTGTTCGCCAAGCGCGACGTCAACGCCATGCGGATGTTCTCGGGGCCGATCGAGATCGCGTCCTTCTCGAAGATGGCGCTGCGGGACGCCGAGGCGTTCCTGGGGTTCATGACGCTGCTCAGCCTCAACCTCGGAATCATCAACCTGATGCCGATCCCCGTCCTCGACGGCGGCCACATCCTGATCCTCACCGTCGAAGGGCTGATCCGTCGCGACCTCTCCATGAAGGTCAAGGAACGGGTGATGCAGGCGGGCTTCGTCTTCCTTCTCGCCTTCTTCGCGCTCGTGATCTTCTTCGACATCCGGAAGAGCCTCTGA
- the ccsA gene encoding cytochrome c biogenesis protein CcsA: protein MIHHVAQAAALIGYFLGVFFAVLNARTPSDKLKQASTTSLLGAWILQTGAVVGHTIARGTVPLDSLEDFLLMLSWVVLGFHLYLWFRRHLLGAVFVLPPIAFVAAVLGIVIPAPHLQLPRSQETGWLYFHLGLTLVGIAALSVAFAMSLIYLVQDRALKAKRPLALLEKLPSLDTCDRVGFHAFLAGFGLLTLGIATGLVLGMVIHHRYWAGNPKEILSYLAWFVFALLFYARLSRGLRGRKSAYLTITGYALAILTIATLVP from the coding sequence ATGATTCACCACGTTGCCCAGGCCGCCGCGCTCATCGGGTACTTCCTCGGCGTCTTCTTCGCCGTCCTGAACGCGCGGACCCCCTCGGACAAGCTCAAGCAGGCCTCCACCACCTCCCTGCTCGGCGCCTGGATCCTCCAGACCGGCGCGGTCGTCGGGCACACGATCGCCCGCGGGACGGTTCCGCTCGACAGCCTCGAGGATTTCCTGCTGATGTTGAGCTGGGTGGTCCTCGGCTTCCACCTCTACCTCTGGTTCCGCCGCCACCTGCTCGGGGCGGTCTTCGTGCTCCCTCCGATCGCCTTCGTCGCCGCGGTGCTGGGGATCGTGATCCCCGCTCCGCACCTGCAGCTTCCGCGGTCGCAGGAGACGGGCTGGCTCTACTTCCATCTCGGCCTCACCCTCGTCGGGATCGCCGCCCTCAGCGTCGCCTTCGCGATGAGCCTCATCTACCTGGTTCAGGACCGCGCGCTGAAGGCCAAGCGGCCCCTGGCCCTCCTGGAAAAGCTCCCTTCGCTGGACACCTGCGACCGCGTCGGGTTCCACGCCTTCCTCGCGGGGTTCGGGCTTCTCACGCTGGGGATCGCGACGGGTCTGGTCCTGGGGATGGTGATCCACCACCGGTACTGGGCCGGCAACCCGAAGGAGATCCTCTCCTACCTGGCGTGGTTCGTCTTCGCGCTGCTGTTCTACGCCCGCCTCTCCCGCGGCCTGCGGGGGAGGAAGTCGGCCTATCTGACGATCACGGGATACGCGCTGGCGATCCTGACGATCGCGACGCTGGTGCCCTGA
- the truA gene encoding tRNA pseudouridine(38-40) synthase TruA, producing the protein MSRRVRIDLAYDGTDYRGWQVQPAARTVQGTLEEALSRLHGGAAVRTRGAGRTDAGVHARGQVADALVGARLDDAVLAKGLAALLPGDLRPISVATVPETFHARLSAVAKTYRYTLDRSRWGDPFTGRFTLHHPYAMDLDAAREALARLPGTRDWTGFTAAACEVEDRVRTLSEARLEVGPACVAFVFRADGFLTHMVRNLVGTILEIARGAASPALVSEVLASRDRARAGPTAPARGLCLESVEYGPTGP; encoded by the coding sequence TTGAGCCGCCGCGTCCGGATCGACCTCGCCTACGACGGGACCGACTACCGGGGCTGGCAGGTCCAGCCCGCCGCGCGCACCGTCCAGGGGACGCTCGAGGAGGCGTTGTCGCGCCTGCACGGCGGGGCCGCCGTGAGGACACGCGGGGCGGGGCGCACCGACGCCGGCGTGCACGCGCGCGGGCAGGTCGCCGACGCGCTCGTCGGCGCGCGGCTCGACGACGCCGTGCTTGCGAAGGGGCTCGCGGCGCTGCTTCCCGGCGACCTGCGGCCGATCTCGGTCGCGACCGTGCCCGAGACGTTCCACGCCAGGCTCTCCGCCGTGGCGAAGACGTATCGCTACACGCTCGATCGATCGAGGTGGGGCGATCCGTTCACGGGCCGCTTCACGCTGCACCACCCGTACGCGATGGACCTGGACGCCGCGCGCGAGGCGCTCGCGCGTCTTCCGGGGACCCGGGACTGGACCGGGTTCACCGCGGCGGCGTGCGAGGTGGAGGATCGCGTGCGCACGCTGTCCGAGGCGCGCCTGGAGGTCGGGCCGGCGTGCGTGGCGTTCGTCTTCCGCGCCGACGGGTTCCTGACGCACATGGTCCGCAACCTCGTCGGGACGATCCTCGAGATCGCGCGGGGCGCGGCGTCGCCGGCCCTCGTGTCGGAGGTCCTCGCGTCGCGGGACCGCGCGCGCGCCGGCCCCACCGCTCCGGCGAGAGGGTTGTGCCTCGAGTCGGTGGAATACGGCCCTACCGGGCCTTGA
- a CDS encoding helix-hairpin-helix domain-containing protein — translation MRIGTCLLAAAVLFVSVAAPALAAPASSAPAASSPAASPLDVNAASVEQLVGIPGIGKSLAQRIVDFRQKNGPFKSVDDLLKVQGIGEKSLEKLRPHLVVRSK, via the coding sequence ATGAGGATCGGTACCTGCCTTCTCGCCGCCGCCGTGCTCTTCGTCTCCGTCGCGGCCCCCGCGCTCGCGGCCCCCGCGAGCTCCGCTCCCGCCGCCTCCTCCCCGGCGGCGTCCCCGCTGGACGTCAACGCCGCGAGCGTGGAGCAGCTCGTCGGGATTCCCGGGATCGGGAAGTCGCTGGCGCAACGCATCGTCGATTTCCGCCAGAAGAACGGACCGTTCAAAAGCGTCGACGACCTCCTGAAGGTCCAGGGGATCGGCGAGAAGTCCCTCGAGAAGCTGCGCCCGCACCTCGTCGTCCGGTCGAAGTGA
- a CDS encoding phosphatidate cytidylyltransferase, protein MQRLLTAAVLAPLAWWLTKRGPDLAFAAAIVACVVLASREAYAMLEARGMRPLRGLGLALGAAVAASFAGPATELEPATALGLAVAATFVAAMAIRPEPQAMLDAALATILPIVLIAFPMGFLAALRLIDREMGPDLVLLLLLCVMLGDTAAYYTGRAFGKHRMAPSISPKKTWEGAAGALFGSLVAAALAHTWFFQRLTIVHAVALAVILCVVGVLGDLAESMLKRASGVKDASSLLPGHGGLFDRIDSLLFAGPALYGYWRIFLEGRL, encoded by the coding sequence ATGCAGCGCCTCCTCACCGCCGCGGTCCTCGCTCCGCTCGCGTGGTGGCTCACCAAGCGGGGGCCCGACCTCGCCTTCGCGGCGGCGATCGTGGCGTGCGTGGTCCTCGCCTCCCGCGAGGCGTACGCCATGCTGGAGGCGCGGGGGATGAGGCCGCTGCGGGGGCTCGGGCTCGCGCTCGGAGCGGCCGTCGCGGCCTCGTTCGCGGGGCCGGCGACCGAGCTCGAGCCGGCGACCGCGCTCGGGCTCGCGGTGGCGGCGACGTTCGTCGCCGCGATGGCGATCCGGCCCGAACCGCAAGCGATGCTCGATGCCGCCCTCGCGACGATCCTCCCGATCGTCCTGATCGCCTTCCCGATGGGATTCCTCGCGGCCCTCCGCCTCATCGACCGCGAGATGGGCCCCGACCTCGTGCTGCTTCTCCTGCTGTGCGTGATGCTCGGCGACACCGCCGCCTACTACACCGGGCGGGCCTTCGGAAAGCACCGGATGGCCCCGTCGATCTCCCCGAAGAAGACCTGGGAGGGGGCCGCGGGGGCGCTTTTCGGCAGCCTCGTCGCCGCCGCCCTCGCGCACACCTGGTTCTTCCAGCGACTGACGATCGTGCACGCGGTGGCGCTCGCCGTGATCCTGTGCGTCGTCGGAGTGCTCGGCGACCTCGCGGAGAGCATGCTCAAGCGGGCGAGCGGCGTGAAGGACGCGTCGTCCCTGCTCCCCGGGCACGGCGGCCTGTTCGACCGGATCGACTCCCTGCTGTTCGCGGGGCCCGCGCTGTACGGGTACTGGCGGATCTTCCTCGAGGGACGACTTTGA
- a CDS encoding isoprenyl transferase — protein MADWSGLAEPESVEDGLLRRLDPARLPRHVAIIMDGNGRWARRRHLPRVAGHRAGIEAVRDTVETSARLGLEVLTLYAFSQENWKRPRAEVEFLMELLREYTKRELRTLLTNNVRFRVLGRMHELAPSVQADLRETIASTGANTGLVFNIALSYGGRSEIVDAVRALVRDGVPEASIDEAALARRLYTADLPDPDLLIRTSGEMRVSNFLLWQIAYAELWVTPVLWPDFRRRHLFEALEDYQRRERRFGGVDPATGQPSPALARR, from the coding sequence ATGGCGGACTGGTCCGGCCTGGCCGAGCCCGAGAGCGTCGAGGACGGCCTGCTGCGCCGCCTCGACCCGGCGCGCCTGCCGCGGCACGTCGCGATCATCATGGACGGAAACGGCCGATGGGCCAGGCGGCGGCACCTGCCGCGCGTGGCGGGGCATCGGGCCGGGATCGAGGCGGTCCGGGACACCGTCGAGACGTCGGCCCGCCTGGGACTCGAGGTCCTCACCCTCTACGCCTTCTCGCAGGAGAACTGGAAGCGGCCCCGCGCGGAGGTCGAGTTCCTCATGGAGCTCCTCCGCGAGTACACGAAGCGGGAGCTCCGGACGCTCCTGACGAACAACGTCCGGTTCCGCGTCCTCGGCCGGATGCACGAGCTCGCTCCGTCGGTCCAGGCCGACCTGCGCGAGACGATCGCCTCCACCGGAGCGAACACCGGCCTCGTCTTCAACATCGCCCTCTCGTACGGAGGGCGCAGCGAGATCGTCGACGCGGTGCGCGCGCTCGTGCGCGACGGGGTCCCCGAGGCCTCGATCGACGAGGCGGCCCTCGCGCGGCGCCTCTACACCGCGGACCTCCCGGACCCCGATCTGCTGATCCGCACCAGCGGCGAGATGCGCGTGTCGAACTTCCTGCTCTGGCAGATCGCCTACGCCGAGTTGTGGGTCACTCCCGTCCTCTGGCCCGACTTCCGGCGCCGCCATCTGTTCGAGGCCCTCGAGGACTACCAGCGGCGCGAGCGACGGTTCGGCGGGGTCGACCCGGCGACGGGGCAGCCCTCCCCCGCGCTCGCGCGCCGCTGA
- a CDS encoding prepilin-type N-terminal cleavage/methylation domain-containing protein, with product MRERGMTAAEILVAIAILAALVLAAAPAAAHLRNGGRAAAGARWVATSFAAERWRAVTLARAGGYHFAPDAGVWSWLPVEDGNGNGLRTAEVRTGTDRARDLRRRLGRDVDGVEFGIPPGGPFPEAPPGTGTIGSGEDPVRFGRSDLVSFSPDGSASSGTLYVTDGMDGLFAVVLFGPTARVRVWRYDRRSGRWTR from the coding sequence GTGCGCGAGCGGGGGATGACCGCCGCCGAGATCCTCGTCGCGATCGCGATCCTCGCCGCGCTGGTCCTCGCCGCCGCCCCCGCGGCCGCCCACCTCCGCAACGGGGGGCGGGCGGCCGCGGGAGCGCGGTGGGTGGCCACCTCCTTCGCCGCCGAGCGATGGCGGGCGGTGACGCTCGCGCGTGCAGGCGGGTACCACTTCGCTCCCGACGCCGGGGTGTGGTCGTGGCTTCCGGTCGAGGACGGCAACGGCAACGGACTTCGCACGGCGGAGGTCCGCACCGGGACCGATCGCGCCAGGGACCTCCGGCGGCGGTTGGGGCGCGACGTCGACGGCGTGGAGTTCGGGATCCCCCCCGGCGGACCGTTCCCCGAGGCTCCCCCGGGAACCGGCACCATCGGGTCGGGGGAGGACCCGGTGCGGTTCGGCCGCTCGGACCTCGTCTCGTTCTCGCCGGACGGCAGTGCGTCGTCGGGAACCCTCTACGTGACGGACGGCATGGACGGCTTGTTCGCGGTGGTCCTGTTCGGCCCCACCGCACGGGTGCGCGTATGGCGCTACGACCGAAGGAGCGGACGATGGACGCGTTGA
- a CDS encoding LD-carboxypeptidase, with product MAGTAGGGPSALLRRGDRIAVVATGFGVLPDLLDAGLVRLRRMGFVPVPAPHARDVQGYLAGSDGDRVADLNAALRDADLAGVWFARGGYGTARILGAIDWRSLARHPKVFVGFSDLTAFFAAASRRAGARCLHGPTVADLATDGAWHEPSLRAALAGRDQTWRPSRSQVLVEGNASGPLVGGNLTVLAHLLGTRDAPRFEGAVLFLEEIGEEAYRVDRLLTHLAHAGVLERVAGVLLGHFDAPPARRAYPPDVPVESVLGERLSRLRVPVVAGVPSGHRRGKWTLPMGGRVAIDTKRRSVRFEPSR from the coding sequence GTGGCCGGGACGGCGGGTGGCGGACCTTCTGCCCTGCTTCGGCGCGGCGACCGGATCGCGGTCGTCGCCACCGGCTTCGGGGTGCTTCCCGACCTTCTCGACGCCGGGTTGGTCCGTCTGCGACGGATGGGGTTCGTTCCCGTCCCGGCGCCGCACGCCCGCGACGTCCAGGGTTACCTCGCCGGCTCCGACGGCGACCGCGTCGCCGACCTCAACGCGGCCCTGCGCGATGCCGACCTCGCGGGGGTCTGGTTCGCGCGCGGCGGTTACGGGACCGCCCGGATCCTCGGGGCCATCGACTGGCGATCGCTCGCGCGGCATCCGAAGGTCTTCGTGGGATTCAGCGACCTGACCGCCTTCTTCGCCGCGGCGTCGCGCCGCGCCGGGGCGCGTTGCCTGCACGGCCCGACGGTGGCGGACCTCGCGACCGACGGCGCGTGGCACGAGCCGTCCCTGCGGGCCGCGCTCGCCGGTCGGGACCAGACGTGGCGCCCCTCGCGGTCGCAGGTGCTCGTCGAGGGAAACGCGTCCGGCCCGCTGGTCGGGGGGAACCTGACCGTGCTCGCCCACCTCCTCGGGACGCGCGATGCGCCGCGCTTCGAGGGCGCCGTGCTCTTCCTCGAGGAGATCGGCGAGGAGGCCTATCGGGTCGACCGGCTGCTGACCCACCTCGCGCACGCCGGGGTCCTCGAACGGGTGGCGGGGGTGTTGCTCGGGCACTTCGACGCCCCGCCGGCGCGGCGGGCGTATCCGCCGGACGTGCCGGTCGAATCGGTGCTCGGCGAGCGCCTCTCGCGGCTTCGCGTCCCGGTCGTGGCGGGGGTCCCCAGCGGCCACCGCCGCGGCAAATGGACCCTTCCGATGGGAGGGCGCGTCGCGATCGACACGAAGCGCCGGTCGGTGCGTTTCGAGCCTTCGCGTTGA
- a CDS encoding phosphodiester glycosidase family protein — MLASILAAASLAATPAWTPVQPGVEYAVLPLETGSPEVVHVVRVAPDRARLAARFASAGPSRARTAAAWCDEEGLAVAINLGMYQEDLRSNVGYARADGHVNHGRWVSSYKSALAFAPRRKGLPPAAIVDLDTPDARRNLEDYDAVVQNLRLLKWPGVNVWAQARERWAEAAIAGDREGRILFLFVPTAHAMRDLNAKLLALPLGIVRAMHAEGGSEASLSIRAPGLKVDLSGSGGGSQWPIPNVLGVLKAR; from the coding sequence ATGCTCGCCTCGATTCTCGCCGCCGCGTCCCTCGCCGCAACGCCGGCCTGGACGCCGGTCCAGCCGGGGGTGGAGTACGCGGTCCTCCCGCTCGAGACCGGCTCGCCCGAGGTCGTGCACGTGGTCCGCGTCGCGCCGGACCGCGCCCGCCTCGCCGCGCGCTTCGCCTCGGCCGGACCGAGCCGCGCCCGCACCGCAGCGGCCTGGTGCGACGAGGAGGGGCTCGCCGTCGCGATCAACCTCGGCATGTACCAGGAGGACCTGCGCTCCAACGTCGGCTACGCCCGCGCGGACGGCCACGTCAACCACGGACGTTGGGTGTCGTCGTACAAGTCGGCGCTCGCCTTCGCGCCGAGGCGGAAGGGCCTTCCCCCCGCGGCGATCGTCGACCTGGACACCCCCGACGCGCGCCGCAACCTCGAGGACTACGACGCGGTCGTCCAGAACCTCCGGTTGCTCAAGTGGCCCGGCGTCAACGTCTGGGCTCAGGCACGCGAGCGTTGGGCCGAGGCGGCGATCGCCGGCGACCGCGAAGGGCGCATCCTCTTCCTGTTCGTGCCCACCGCGCACGCGATGCGCGACCTCAACGCGAAGCTCCTCGCCCTGCCGCTGGGCATCGTGCGCGCGATGCACGCGGAGGGCGGGAGCGAGGCGAGCCTGTCGATCCGGGCCCCAGGGTTGAAGGTCGACCTCTCGGGCTCGGGAGGCGGCTCGCAGTGGCCGATCCCCAACGTGCTCGGCGTTCTCAAGGCCCGGTAG
- a CDS encoding four helix bundle protein, with amino-acid sequence MDALRGESGADRRLRAFRATDAFALEVIVASRALDRGEGAGLARDIRTVAARCGGALVAATAGPSTSRETLEGARAGLFEIRYYLYLARRLGFLDLRRYRDLAARQDAALRELDGLLDGAARPGIDIGQERA; translated from the coding sequence ATGGACGCGTTGAGGGGGGAGAGCGGGGCGGATCGCAGGCTGCGGGCGTTTCGCGCGACGGATGCCTTCGCGCTCGAGGTGATCGTGGCCTCGCGCGCGCTCGACCGCGGCGAAGGGGCTGGACTGGCGCGGGACATCCGGACGGTGGCCGCACGATGCGGGGGCGCCCTCGTCGCGGCGACGGCGGGGCCGTCGACGTCGCGGGAGACGCTGGAAGGGGCGAGGGCGGGCCTCTTCGAGATCCGGTACTACCTCTACCTCGCCCGCCGTCTGGGTTTCCTCGACCTGCGACGTTATCGGGACCTCGCGGCCCGCCAGGACGCGGCGCTGCGCGAGCTCGACGGTCTGCTCGACGGCGCGGCGCGCCCCGGGATTGACATCGGTCAAGAACGGGCTTGA
- the galE gene encoding UDP-glucose 4-epimerase GalE: MSDVLVVGGAGYVGSHVVRRLVEAGREVVALDDLSMGHRLAVGGVPFVEGNFGDAARLAGVLGGGGARWIVHLAASALVGESVADPAKYYANNLVNTLTLLDAARRHDVEGIVFSSTAAVYGDPVEVPIVEQHPCAPTNPYGETKLAIERALGWYHRAYGLKYVALRYFNAAGAHPSGEIGEDHDPETHLIPRLIGATLQGGPTVPIFGEDYPTSDGTCVRDYVHVVDLAEAHVRALDALERGAVEAEAFNLGNGEGFSVREVVDTVARISGRRPPVERAPRRAGDPAILVASSEKARRRLGWEPRFASLESIVRTAWDWHLARPGGYGDRRS; encoded by the coding sequence ATGTCGGATGTGCTGGTCGTCGGTGGGGCGGGTTACGTCGGCAGTCACGTGGTGCGCCGGCTCGTCGAGGCGGGACGCGAGGTCGTCGCGCTCGACGATCTGAGCATGGGGCACCGGTTGGCGGTCGGTGGGGTTCCGTTCGTGGAGGGGAACTTCGGCGACGCCGCACGTCTGGCCGGGGTGCTCGGCGGCGGCGGGGCGCGCTGGATCGTCCACCTCGCCGCGTCGGCGCTCGTCGGCGAGTCGGTCGCCGACCCGGCGAAGTACTACGCCAACAATCTCGTGAATACCCTGACCCTGCTCGACGCGGCCCGCCGCCACGACGTCGAGGGGATCGTCTTCTCGTCGACGGCCGCGGTCTACGGCGATCCCGTCGAGGTGCCGATCGTCGAGCAGCACCCGTGCGCCCCCACGAACCCGTACGGCGAGACCAAACTCGCCATCGAGCGGGCGCTGGGCTGGTACCACCGGGCCTACGGGCTCAAGTACGTGGCCCTGCGGTACTTCAACGCCGCGGGGGCGCACCCCTCGGGGGAGATCGGGGAGGACCACGACCCGGAGACCCACCTGATCCCACGCCTGATCGGAGCGACGCTCCAGGGCGGGCCGACGGTTCCGATCTTCGGGGAGGATTACCCGACGAGCGACGGAACCTGCGTCCGCGACTACGTGCACGTGGTCGACCTCGCCGAAGCACACGTCCGGGCCCTCGACGCGCTCGAGCGGGGCGCGGTCGAAGCGGAGGCGTTCAACCTCGGGAACGGCGAGGGGTTCTCGGTGCGTGAGGTCGTCGACACCGTGGCCCGCATCTCCGGGCGACGTCCGCCGGTGGAGCGGGCGCCCCGCCGGGCCGGCGATCCCGCGATCCTCGTCGCGTCGTCCGAGAAGGCCAGGCGCCGGCTGGGATGGGAGCCGCGGTTCGCCTCCCTCGAATCGATCGTCCGGACGGCGTGGGACTGGCATCTCGCGCGACCCGGGGGGTACGGCGACCGCCGCAGTTGA